In Candidatus Defluviibacterium haderslevense, the following are encoded in one genomic region:
- a CDS encoding archaeosortase/exosortase family protein: MSALLERWKSTQPVYRFLIGFIGMMLVFYMVYKSSLYETYIMTPLLSGQAFLANAFLNLLGFKTQAMGDGILGEQFRVSIKDGCDGMEATAIYVFAILAFPMVALKDKWKGLITGVLILGVLNIMRIAGLYLAGIYWPQGFEFLHLHGGVVIFIIIAVCLWLIWVNQISSKT; this comes from the coding sequence ATGTCTGCATTATTAGAAAGATGGAAATCAACTCAACCTGTGTATCGTTTTTTAATAGGGTTCATTGGAATGATGTTGGTTTTTTATATGGTTTACAAATCATCCCTTTATGAGACTTATATCATGACACCCCTGTTAAGTGGACAAGCCTTTTTAGCTAATGCGTTTTTGAACCTACTCGGATTCAAGACTCAAGCGATGGGAGATGGAATATTAGGGGAACAATTTCGAGTGAGTATTAAAGATGGTTGCGATGGCATGGAAGCTACAGCCATTTATGTTTTTGCGATTCTGGCATTTCCAATGGTAGCCTTAAAGGATAAGTGGAAAGGATTGATTACCGGTGTACTCATACTTGGCGTATTGAATATTATGAGGATAGCGGGTCTTTATCTTGCTGGCATATATTGGCCACAGGGATTTGAGTTTTTGCATTTGCACGGAGGTGTTGTTATTTTTATTATCATTGCTGTGTGCTTATGGTTAATTTGGGTTAATCAGATTTCATCAAAAACATAA